TTTTCTGCTCTTATTCCCTTCCCTTCTTTTATTATCAAACGATATTTGTagtatttaaatttaatgtaaaTAAGCGAAATAAACATCAGACACTTAAAAGCATAGAGCTTCTACAACTTCCTCCGCTTGGGTCTTGGGTCGTAAGCGGCTCCACGTGCAGCAGTACCGGGCCGCTGCTCTGTATCGTCACCGAGTTTTTGGCGTACGCCAGCGGGACCGGAGTGTTGGCCCCGAGGCGGATACGAAAGTTCATCAAAACCGTGGCCAAACCGACGCGCGACTGCATCACACCCAACCGCTTACCGATGCAGACCCGTGGACCCTCTCCAAACGCCAAGAACGTGGCCAGGTGCCGCCGTTCGGCCaacgcttccggtgcgaaccGGTCCGGATCGAAGCGCTCCGGATCGGGATAGTAGCGTTCGTCGTGCTGAATTGCGTACACCGGAATGAGGACCTTGGTGCGGGCCGGCAACACAACATTACTGTCCGGAATGTGGTACGGTTTGCTGGACAGTCGCTGGAGCATCGGTAACGGAGGGTACATCCGGAGTGATTCTGAAAGGATCGTGATCGTGTAACCATTCGCTTCACTCCACCCCACGTTCAGGTCTCACCATTGATGCACCGATCCAAGTAGTCCATGTCGGCGATCGCTTCGTAGCTCATCATGCCACCGTGCTTCCGGAGTGCCTTGAGCACGCAGGCCCGGGCCCGCTCCTGGCAGTGCTCGTTCCGGGCCAGCTCGTACAGACAGAAGGTCACGTTGGACGAGGAAGTCTCGAAGCCGGCCAAGAAGAACCCGAACGCTTGCGCCTTCAGCTCGTCCATCGTGAGGCCCCCATTCGAGCCCTGGCGGTGCAGCTCGATCATCATCTCCATCAGATCGTTCCGCTTCGGACCGTgacgggcggtggtggtggtggtccgcaTCGCCACCGTGTCCTCGACCAGGCGCGAAAAGAACTCGATCACCTCGTCGTGGTTCACCTTCAGCCCGAGTGCGTGGCCGATCGCCGGATACAACCGCAGCACGGTGCTGACGAGCTGCGAGTGACGGGGCCTCTCGAACACCAGCTGGCCCGATCGGCGGAACATGCTCTCCGGCTCGTGGAAGCTGTTACACTCGATCCCGAACGCACACCCACCGACACTGTCGATCATCATGCGCGCACTGACGTCCTTCATGTCCAGCTCGGCACCCTCCGTGCCGACCGTAGCGCGCAGGAACTGGGTAAAATTGCGAGCCACATCGAGCACCAGCGGAAACATGGCCCTCATCCGACCGGAGCTAAAGCTGGGCGTGAGCTTCGAACGGATCGTCTTCCAGCGGACACCCTCGACGCAGAACAGATGCGCGGACAGCGGGTCCACCCGCTCGTTGTGGTACACGCCGTGGTCGGGGAAGTGGCCAAAGTCACGGATGAGCACCGTTTTGATGAGTTCCAGATCGGTGATCATGATCGCCGGCTGAAGCGTCATGAACAGACCGTAGAACCGGTACGATCGGTCCATCTGACGGTACAGCGCGGACGACACTTCGGCCGGTGACTTGTGACGTAGCTCGGCAAAGTTCCCCAGCGGGAAACTCGCCGGTAGTGTCGGGACATCCCGAATCGCCCAGTAACGGTAGTGACGTTTCAGAAGCGCGTTCACCAGGGCAGCGATAACACAGAGCAGTCCAAACGCCACGGCCACATCCATCGCGAAGCGTGTGTTGCGAGATTGAAGTGCACGCAGCTACTAAATGATTGCAACCCGTTTTGGCCGTTCCGCCCTTGGCTTCGAAGTGTAGATAGCGTGTAGCGTGTAGATAACGCCCGGTAACGGGTGATGCGTATCGTTAGCTTGTAACCGGCTTGATCAAGTtatttgctgccattttgACCTGCAGCATTCGACGTTCGAGAACTAAACTCAATCTTATTTTATTTGGAGCCAAATCAGATTCGAACCACTAACACCTATTGCGATTCATTGGCAATGTGGGTCAGTTTCGGTTGACACGCTCGTCTTGTATCAACATAAGCGCAGGGTATCGTGATAAATGAGATAAACTTGGCAAGTCAGCTGGTTTATGATTGTCCTCATTATCGCGCCACTTTCACGGTAATTTACTACCCGATAACGAAAAGGCCATTGTGGACACGCTTTCGGCATCCGGATTTCGTAGGAGTTTAAAATGTCTCACAGTCCCCCGGAATGTAATGTGATCGATGGTGATTAAAACCCCCGCCTCGGTGGGCCCGGGTTTGAAGTCCCCCCCTCTTATTGGGCCCTCGGAAGGCTGTTAATCGTAATTTCGCTTACCACAACGCCGTTGGCCCCTTTCATTATGCAACGCACCCATTGAAACGCAGGTTAATCCTTCAATTTACGTAAAAAACGCGATGCACGCGATACAATTGAATGGCCCCGTATTTAATCGGCTTCAAAActaaccgaaccgagccgttATTTGTAAACGATTTTTAAATATGTGCACGCCgctcgatggtggtgctgaAAAATATGTTGCGACCCCCTATTTGCGACCACTTTCATCGGGTCCTTCTTCGGTGCCCACGGGGGGGTGCAAAGAATTGTGCACCCCAGTTTTTGTGCTCGCTCTTGACCCGCACCGGAAAAGCAGGATTTTCGGTGGGCCCGGCGGGGGTTGAGtggttgaaaaataattataattgATTTATATCAATGTCAGCTCGGTTCAATCGTTTCATGTATCGGATCATCGcaacacccggacccgggacgaTGGGGGGCCaagggccaccaccgcccgcgTCCGGGTgaggcaataaattaaattcgaaATAATAATGCAACCCGTTCCCGGCTGCCCGGTCTGTCTGCCCGCCTCCAGTCGCCTGGTGCCGAGAATCCGTGAAATTccgtggatgatgatgacccTGCCCGAGGGTGGGGGGAGGGTTTTTGGCACTTGCCATCGGGCTTTTCGGTGGGTGTGTCCTTCTTCAAAGTGAGGCTTCCGTGAAAATCTCGTCCATCAATTATGGTTGCCCACGGATCAGCGGACCGTTCTGCCATCAAATCAGTTTTCCGGGCCCAAGCGACGACCAATCCAATCAATAAACCAGGCCACAGGAGCCAGGGCCGACGTTGCCGTTACGGCCGTCGCCGGGCTGGTCGAGGGTGATTTTTCAAACTCGTTAgtttttggtggtgaaaaaaattaacatacAGAACGGGAGGATGTGGTGTTCGGGATGAAAAATAGGGTTTCATCGACACATTGGGTGGCTTTTGGAGGGTGGTCATCAGCGGGTCGGTTTAGGTGAAACAGCTACGTTTAGCACTTTTCGCGATTTTCCCTACGGCCTTCGCGAACTACGGTCTGCGACTGCCAAATGGACAAcacgaaatttaattaaacgcaAAAGAAGGTAGCTGAATATTAGGGCCAAACACAAGTATTATACaagtttcttgttttctcATTTCTACCCTGCTCTTCGATTCGAATGTTGGTGGAATCTATTATTATAGGTTTTCGCTCACGTTATCTTACGCTTATCGGcggcaaaagaagaagaattgtTTGGCGCAGAAAGGAGGAAAACGTAGCGATTCCTTAAACCCGTCGTTCACAGTTTGCCGATCGACAATTTCCCTGGAGGGGCCTTTCGTCGTCCTTCCGACTTCTTCCACAATAATGCGCCGATGCCGAATTTTCGTGAGTGAAGGAATCTTCTTTCTACCcttttgcattattttcccGGAACTTTGGTGGTGCCCGGGTCGGATCGGAAGTCTGAAGAGCTCCACCGAGCTTTATTCAGCCGTTTGCGCCTGAAATGGCGCctgagaaaattaaaaatcaagtGTTCGAATCCAATTAATTCAAGCAAAGTGGCGTTCGGCGTTCGTTCAAGTAAAAAAGGGACagaaaatggccaaagaaAACGTACGCTTTTCTGCTGTTTGGAGAAAAGTTGGAGCACGTTTTTGGAAGTCCAATAGTTTCACCATTTGCCTCGATATCGTTTGCTAATGGTTCACTAGCGTTCAGATCAACGGGAGAGGCCAATCGGTGGAAAGGTTCAATTTTAAAATGGCTTAAATGACCTTTATCACGTCAGCAGAGTTTTGCCAAACTTTGATAGCGAGGtgataaaattattataaGAGAAGGTTCGTGAGTCGTGCGTTGACATACCATTGCCATTAATTGCAATCGTTCATTGATTTAATtagaaagtgaaaaagttcAGGCAAATAACGACGTTTACAGGCTCCACCAATaaacggaagaaaacattGACTTCAAATTTGACGACAATAAATTCGAATTTCCATAGAGCAATTAATATGGAAATTTCCTATCCGATGGCATTTTGTTACTTTTGCATACTAACGACgcgggcaaaaaaaagaataaacgCAAAATCAAGTTACAAAAAATGAGAAACGGACCGGTGGCGCCCGTCTCTCATGATCCCACGGAAGCTATCCTCGGGGGGCAAGTGGTCCGTTTTCGGTGTCGCTAAAGGTAACCGGCGCACCGGCGCTAGCAACAGGACGACCTACATGGGCCATCAGGTCATAATCTACTTAAACGTGAAAATAGAGCCAATTTGGGTTCATCCC
The nucleotide sequence above comes from Anopheles bellator chromosome 1, idAnoBellAS_SP24_06.2, whole genome shotgun sequence. Encoded proteins:
- the LOC131205613 gene encoding probable cytochrome P450 6a13 produces the protein MDRSYRFYGLFMTLQPAIMITDLELIKTVLIRDFGHFPDHGVYHNERVDPLSAHLFCVEGVRWKTIRSKLTPSFSSGRMRAMFPLVLDVARNFTQFLRATVGTEGAELDMKDVSARMMIDSVGGCAFGIECNSFHEPESMFRRSGQLVFERPRHSQLVSTVLRLYPAIGHALGLKVNHDEVIEFFSRLVEDTVAMRTTTTTARHGPKRNDLMEMMIELHRQGSNGGLTMDELKAQAFGFFLAGFETSSSNVTFCLYELARNEHCQERARACVLKALRKHGGMMSYEAIADMDYLDRCINESLRMYPPLPMLQRLSSKPYHIPDSNVVLPARTKVLIPVYAIQHDERYYPDPERFDPDRFAPEALAERRHLATFLAFGEGPRVCIGKRLGVMQSRVGLATVLMNFRIRLGANTPVPLAYAKNSVTIQSSGPVLLHVEPLTTQDPSGGSCRSSMLLSV